The genomic segment TCAAACCGGACTGCATTGAAACCTTCAAGAACGCCTCACTGGAAAACGCCCGGCACAGTGTCCATGAACCGGGTATTGTCCGGTTCGATGTCATTCAACAAACCGATGATCCCACTCGCTTTGTGCTCATCGAGATCTATCGCGCAGTCGATGCGCCCGCTCAGCATAA from the Gammaproteobacteria bacterium genome contains:
- a CDS encoding antibiotic biosynthesis monooxygenase, translated to MLIVHVFVHVKPDCIETFKNASLENARHSVHEPGIVRFDVIQQTDDPTRFVLIEIYRAVDAPAQHKETAHYAMWRDTVADMMAEPRSSVKYVNLFPDDEGWNYPGSER